The DNA sequence AAATACAAACAGAGCTGAAACGATATaggtgaaatatttttgcaTTGCAAGCATTTCTAAATACGGCAATTTGTAGATTTACAGGATTTGATCCATCGCATTTAAAGTGAGTCTTAGGACAACAGCATCACTTTCAAAAGCCAAACGCAAATTCAGATTAAAGTGTTGGGAAATTTAGGGCAGTTGATCTCTGCTTAAGGAATTGAGAATTTATTTCTCACCGGGGTAATCCTATATTTGACTATTCATGGGTATTTGTTAGGGTTAGTACTCTTAAACTAAGTATGCTCAATTTTTACTGTATGAATAGTGACCCGGTTTAAACCATTTGGATTTTGTATTGAATCACTGACCTTAATCATGTTGCTGATCAAATActatattataatattttggatgATTATGGATCGATTGGTCAATCATATGCGAAAAATTGTGTTGGAAGATTATGTAACAAAGTATTGTGCAGACTGGATTAATGGTAGATTGTTAACACGTACAACAAAGCATTAAAATTTATACGGttaagaaataaaaaggagcTATCTAATACTGATACAGTATCACAGTGAAGAATAAACTATCATACTAACAGCAGTAGTATATTGAGCACAGCAATATTGTGAGTACTACATTTCATTGTTGCTACATTGCACACAAGCATCACTTGGTATACAATATTAGACAGCAGTATGCTTTACGTTACTAACAGCAATATTGAGGTAGCAATTACTAACAACGATATTCAAGTATTATTACTAAcaatattattcaaatattaCTTCACTTCTAAAGCAATACCCAAGTATTACCTTACTAACAATAATATTAAGACATGTATTACTAATATAAATACTCAAGTCATTACTAACAATAATACTCAAATATTACTTTACTAACGACAATATTCAAGTATACACTACTATCAGCAATTAAGGCATACATTACTAACAACATTATTCAAGTATACTTTACTCACATTATCCAAATATACACTAACAactttcaaatattcataatattcaaatagTACTTTACCCACACCAAGATTGAAGCATACTTTGCATTACTAACAACAGTACTACAACCACTCTATAACCGGATCATAGATTCAGATCTCATGCTGCTCCTGGGCACAATCTAGAGCCTCCTGCAAAATGGAGATAAGCTCGTTCTCCGGCTCCATTCCAATACTCAACCGGACAAGATTACGGTCGACACCCCACTTCTGGACCTCGTCCAACTCCTGGTAATGTGCCAAAATGGCGTATGGGCACACCAAGGTGAAGTTTGTGCCCAAAGAAGGACCCTTAGACAAACGGACGGtgttgaaaaagcagacGGCATCTGTAGGATCCTTGAAAATGACAGACATCAAGCCGGCATAGCCACCAGACGGCTTCTTAACCTCATCGTAGTACTTCTTGGACTTGGAAACGGACGGGTAGAAAATCTTGTCGATGAGAGGCGAGTCCTGGAACAACTTGAGGACAGCCAAAGCGTTCCTGTTCATGACCTCGGACCGCCGGACAAAGTCCCGCGAGTTTCTCTCCAGGAAAATGGCATCCTGCACCCAGAAGCAGTCCTCATACTCCTCATCCATGTACTTCTTGAGCCGGCCAAAGTACTGCGACTGCTTGTTGAGCACCATCGAGCCGGCCATGACGTTAGAATCGCCGGAAAAAACCTTCGTGAGCGATGAAACAACAACATCAGCGTACGGGAGTGCCGCAATGTTGGACGGGTTTCCCACGGTATCGTCCACGACAACGGCAAAGTCGTAAGTGGCGGCCAGGGCATGGATTCGCTTCAGATCTGGAGTCGTCAACATTGGGTTCGAGGGGCACTCGCAGAAAAGTGCAAGGATGCGCTCTCCGGCCTTCAACAACTTCTCCAACTCGTCGAGCGACTCGTCGTCGCCAAACCCGTAGAAGTGCACACCCGCACCCCACTTTTTCAAGATGTTCAACGTGTCCACGTACGGGAAGCCGAAGCACACCGACTTGAGGTCTTTTTTCTCGCTTAAAGCATGCAGAACGAGCTCATGAGCGTTGAAAATCGACGCCATACCCGTCGGAAACATGTAAACCAAGTCACTGGATGCGTATTCGGCCAACTCCTGGCCCGCAATCCGCTCCCGGAGCAACCTCTTGGCCTCCCGCGCAAAGCTCAAGTCGAGATTCCGGCCAAACCGCTCCTCGATAAAGCTCACAAACTCAGGATTGCTGGCAAGAGGTTTGTTGATCGTGCTGTGGCGACCCGAAGAACCCGAAGAACGGGCTGACCGGTCCCCGTTGCTTGTGTAAGGGTGTGGCGAGAGCTTTCTGGAGCCCATGTTGCCTCCATTGCGGTGGCTTTTCTTATACCGGATGTCGTTCACCAGcttttccttcatctcACTGAGGAAATACTCCGCCTCACGTGACGAAATGCCCTCTCCCGCATGCTGCCAGTACTGCTTGGCAAGCGGGAACTCGCTGGCAGGGAAGAAAACCACCGCAATGTCTGCCTCCACGCGGAATGAGGCCTCCTCTGCATTTTTAGGAGGCGGAGTGCTGAGTTGCAAAATCCGCACTTTCAACTTCGGAAGCTGCGTTTTTGCCTTCATGAACGCACGGCACCTCTTCGCAACCTTGTACGTTGGGTAGATCATGCATTTCTCGCCCTCCCGAGCGTACGTTTTCTCCAAAAGCTCGCCAAGTTCCTTGATTTTGGCGTGGATGAAAAATCGTGGATATCCAGactgcatttttttcaccaccCAGTCCTGGCCTTGCTCGTATCCAACCGTTGCCTCCCATGTTGGAAGGGTCACGGAAACAGCGTGCGGCGTGTTGTTTGGGATTGGTGCACCGATCGACTGCGATGGGTGTGTTTGCTGcattgtttcttcttcttcttttttaatattttctgaATCTACCAATTTACTTCCGTACTTGTGTATGCCTGAATGCTGAAGATTGGATCTGATTAATGTTCCTGATCGTATCTGCTGCTGTAGGCAAAAATTTCCGTTGTACTGCTGTGGCTTCGATGGCTTCAAGAAGTAGTCtggagaaaagaataatcaGCTATATACACCAAGCTTGATCCTTTTTAGCGTCCCGAGTGCGAAAGAGTCAACTGCGAAAAAATTCACAAGATTCAAgaagattaaaaaaaatttgaaaacattaagaaaatttaaaaaaaatatcagaaaaaccaaaaaatcACCGtttctcgttttttttttcccccccccttactttattatattttcgCTTCCCAGCGAATAGGAATCCCCTCCGCTAAAACGCCCACTGCCGTTTTCGCTGCTACTCTGTTAGTGGTAATTCCAGCCTCACATTTTTATCGCCTAAATATCTGCACTAACTCCTCAACTCCTTATTATTGGTTCCTAACACTTCGCAACAATTGCAGGACTGTGAACTGTTTtaaatatgctttttatgAATTGCAAGATTCGTCAGCTGTTAAACTCATGAATCGCTAaaaaatcatcaaataatgaaaactCATCAAATAATGAAACACTTCCTAAGTTTTTCCAAGTCTCTCgccaaaaatgaaagtcAAACAAACATAATTTAGGATATATGCATATTAGCACAAACCACATCCTACCCGGAATTCCATACTGCAACCACAAGAACGCCAACCAGTCATCTTTACCATGCATTTATCCTACAGACAGCCTGCATCTTCCTATTTTTCCCCGTAGTTTTATACTCTAAAAGTATCTGGCGCTTAACCAAATCCCTGATTGGCTGGATATGCATATTGGCTATAGGCCCATAAACATATGCCAACACAGTCAGGAAATTATCGCAAAACAGCAGAATGCACATATTCCGGATGGTCTGCTTCGATTTCCGTGTTTGTAAGTACGCATTTGCCCAGGTTGGCCTCTAGTAATTGCAACTTCAAACATTTTGGTCTCGTGCAGTACTATCTCgctatatatttttcccccgTCCAAAAATCCCCACTACGCGGCAAGGGTGCGGAACACAATGCATTCCTGACTTGTTCATTTTTCCGTGGTCTATCTatccattttatttttttttttgcctctCCCAGGTGGGTGGATTTTCCTCACTTTGGCTTTCCTCACATATGGGCGGTGTTTTCGTGTGAGACGTAGACCCAGCAACTGTACCCAACACATAAATTGAACATTTTCGCCACATTTTCAAATCAACTTCTTTTTAAAATACCGCCAATTCTTGAATACACTTTGATCGCTGGAATTGAGAGCTTTGCAATCAACACAGTGCAAAATTGGCGTCTGCGAATACGAGAATTTCCAGAATTTCAGCCCCAGCACTAATTGGCATACACACACAATTTCACCTTCACACATGTTAAAGCCTAGGTGGAACGCGAAAAAAGGTCCTTCTTTGCCACTATACTACAAGGACAAGCCGAAAAGAAGGTTACCATTGTCGAATCTCACCAACTTTATGCACAGATACACTCCACACTCATCAAAGATGAGGCTTCGGGCCATTTTTGCTTTGACCGTCATATTTGTCGTTTACTACTTCCTAGCACCATCGGCATCACAAAGAATGACCGGGGGAGCATTTGGCAACGTCTGGGATAAACGTAAGCTTGAGGTGAAGGAGGTTTTTCTTGAATCATGGAGGGATTACTCGCGTCATGCCTGGGGAAACGACATTTATCACCCGGTTACACAAACAGGCTCCAATACGGGCACAACTCCGCTCGGGTGGATCATTGTCGATTCTCTAGACACGTTGCACATCATGGGATGTGAGGAGGAGTTCAACACGGCGAAATCCTGGGTTCAATACGAACTTGACTACGCGAAATACGATCGTCCTGTAAACACGTTTGAAACCACCATTCGGATGCTTGGTGGACTTCTTTCTGCCTACTATCTCTCGGAAGATGAGCTTTTTCTCGAAAAGGCAGTGGGGCTTGGTGAGCGGCTTCTTCCAGCTTTTAATTCGCCAACTGGGATTCCATACAGTTCTGTGAATCTCAAAACTGGAAAAGTCGTTCCAGCTTCAGACGGAGCCTCAACTGCAGAAATGTCGACCTTGCAGCTTGAATTCAAGTACTTGGCGTTGCTGACCGGCGAGAATTTGTATTGGGAGAAAGTCGAAAAAGCCATGAAAGCTGTCGATGCCGCACGTCCCGAGGCAGGACTCGCACCAATCTACATTGACCCAATTAAGGGGAAATTTAAGTCTTCAAACATCCGTCTAGGATCGAGGGGTGACTCTTATTACGAGTACTTGCTTAAACAGTACCTTCAGACAGGAGAAGACATCTATTTGGACATGTACAAGGAGAGTTTTGAGGGAATCAACAAGTACCTGATAAGCAAATCGCACCCTAGTGGACTCACTTTCATAGGCGAGCGCCCAGAAGGCATTTCTGGTTCTATGAGCAACAAGATGGACCATCTAGTGTGCTTTTTTGGCGGTCTTTTTGCTCTTGGTGCCACCGATGGCATTCCAATCACTAAAAAGCCGCTTTCCGAGGACAAATTCAGGCTTCGGCAGCTTAAATTGGGCAAGGAACTTACCGAAACCTGCTATCACATGTATCACGACGTCGAACCAACCGGATTATCGCCAGAAATCGTGGTCTTCAACACGGAAACAACTGGAATTAGGGATTTCACGATTAAGCAGGCAGACAGACACAATTTACAGCGGCCTGAAACTGTTG is a window from the Brettanomyces bruxellensis chromosome 2, complete sequence genome containing:
- a CDS encoding uncharacterized protein (CAZy:GH47): MLKPRWNAKKGPSLPLYYKDKPKRRLPLSNLTNFMHRYTPHSSKMRLRAIFALTVIFVVYYFLAPSASQRMTGGAFGNVWDKRKLEVKEVFLESWRDYSRHAWGNDIYHPVTQTGSNTGTTPLGWIIVDSLDTLHIMGCEEEFNTAKSWVQYELDYAKYDRPVNTFETTIRMLGGLLSAYYLSEDELFLEKAVGLGERLLPAFNSPTGIPYSSVNLKTGKVVPASDGASTAEMSTLQLEFKYLALLTGENLYWEKVEKAMKAVDAARPEAGLAPIYIDPIKGKFKSSNIRLGSRGDSYYEYLLKQYLQTGEDIYLDMYKESFEGINKYLISKSHPSGLTFIGERPEGISGSMSNKMDHLVCFFGGLFALGATDGIPITKKPLSEDKFRLRQLKLGKELTETCYHMYHDVEPTGLSPEIVVFNTETTGIRDFTIKQADRHNLQRPETVETLYYLYKLTGDVKYREWGYEIFQSFAKWTKVPVGKGKDDNPRYTSLNDVTVDPPTLRDNMESFWLAETLKYLYLLFDDTENAKLNLGKAIFNTEAHPFPKLNIKGSSFHTGWSREENRILLTKEKEKQSESEKKGKSLNVQESAKDTKHEKEDKETTIKTGKVAEDSSKLDSAKDTSKDTNEPVDDRNVEINKKVAEELKQKHQLPQAKHDVAQPLDEQVREVNQEVAAEIPDDAEVGQLDRKRNNGLN